The following are from one region of the Vitis riparia cultivar Riparia Gloire de Montpellier isolate 1030 chromosome 9, EGFV_Vit.rip_1.0, whole genome shotgun sequence genome:
- the LOC117921821 gene encoding protopine 6-monooxygenase-like has translation MDGFTRVFGSMKRVAKEADSLVGGWVEEHEMRLNSEGSKRQDLIDVMLSVLEDTSMFGHSRETVIKATVMTLMVGGTDTVATTSTWLLSALLNNKHALKRAQEELDLKVGRGRWVEESDIPNLHYLQAVIKETLRLYTAAPLSVPHEAMEDCHVAGYHIPKGTRLFVNAWKLHRDPSVWSDPEDFQPERFLTTHADLDVLGQHFELIPFGSGRRSCPGITMALKLLPLVIGQLLQGFDLSTPLNAPVDMREGLSVTLAKLTPLEVMLTPRLPSQFY, from the exons ATGGATGGATTCACAAGGGTATTTGGGTCGATGAAGCGGGTGGCGAAGGAAGCGGACTCTCTTGTGGGAGGTTGGGTGGAAGAACATGAGATGAGGCTCAACAGCGAGGGCAGCAAGAGGCAGGATTTAATTGATGTGATGCTATCGGTGCTTGAAGACACTTCCATGTTTGGCCATTCAAGGGAAACAGTCATCAAGGCAACAGTAATG ACTCTCATGGTGGGAGGCACTGACACTGTGGCTACAACCTCCACATGGCTTCTGTCTGCATTATTAAACAATAAACATGCTTTGAAGCGTGCTCAAGAGGAGCTAGATCTAAAAGTTGGTAGAGGCAGGTGGGTGGAAGAATCGGATATTCCAAACCTGCATTACCTTCAAGCCGTTATCAAGGAAACCCTGAGGCTATACACAGCAGCTCCTCTATCTGTGCCACACGAAGCCATGGAAGACTGTCATGTTGCTGGCTACCACATTCCAAAAGGCACCCGCTTGTTTGTGAATGCGTGGAAGTTGCACCGTGACCCAAGTGTCTGGTCCGACCCTGAAGATTTTCAGCCGGAAAGGTTTCTGACAACCCATGCGGATTTAGACGTTTTGGGGCAGCATTTTGAGCTCATCCCATTTGGTTCTGGCAGAAGATCTTGCCCAGGGATCACCATGGCCTTAAAATTGTTACCCTTGGTGATTGGTCAGCTGCTTCAAGGGTTTGACTTGTCAACACCATTGAACGCTCCGGTGGACATGAGAGAAGGCCTGAGTGTTACCTTGGCTAAGCTGACTCCTCTGGAAGTCATGCTCACCCCACGCCTTCCTTCTcaattctattag
- the LOC117921822 gene encoding xanthotoxin 5-hydroxylase CYP82C2-like has protein sequence MDTPSQLVAISGILGLVLLYGVWRVMTLAGKSKGRSAPEPSGAWPFLGHLPLLRGQTPIFRTLGAMADKHGLVFMIRFGVHRTLVVSSCEAVKECFTTNDKVFASRPSSSAGKILGYNHAGFGFAPYGALWREMRKLSMMEILSARRLDTLKHVCRFRNWIFPSKICTHLEKAATGSIQ, from the coding sequence ATGGATACCCCTTCTCAGTTAGTAGCAATCTCAGGAATTCTGGGGTTGGTTTTGTTGTATGGTGTATGGAGAGTTATGACTCTTGCTGGGAAGAGCAAGGGCAGGTCAGCCCCAGAGCCATCTGGTGCCTGGCCATTTCTAGGTCACCTTCCTCTACTACGAGGCCAAACCCCAATATTCCGAACCCTTGGAGCCATGGCTGATAAGCACGGCCTCGTCTTCATGATCCGCTTTGGAGTGCACCGAACACTTGTGGTGAGCAGCTGTGAGGCTGTTAAAGAATGCTTCACCACTAATGATAAGGTCTTCGCCTCACGCCCAAGTTCCAGTGCAGGAAAGATCTTAGGATACAACCACGCTGGATTTGGTTTCGCCCCTTATGGAGCCCTTTGGCGTGAGATGCGCAAGCTGTCCATGATGGAAATCCTCTCAGCCCGTCGCCTCGATACATTAAAGCATGTGTGCAGATTTCGGAATTGGATCTTTCCATCAAAGATTTGTACTCACTTGGAAAAGGCAGCGACTGGGTCCATCCAGTAA